Proteins from one Sabethes cyaneus chromosome 2, idSabCyanKW18_F2, whole genome shotgun sequence genomic window:
- the LOC128737138 gene encoding lipase maturation factor 2-like: protein MKPSDNAADVRRPKDDGNKPEEESYPPLVRNLILRAMSGVYLVAFLSFYAQADGLFSNSGILPANRILANGTINERLNFLQLAPLLGLDTQSAIDLFCLAGCVVAFLALVFENLCRLPCFIAMWALYFSLVQIAQSFRQQSDELLLEVGFLCILLAPSKLTDPRGLIDDLALLLMKWLLFRFVFASGSVKLASGCQYWWDLTGLKRHFETMPLPTSYSWLTYQQPDGLHKLSTIYVYVSELVCSWLFFAPNQKVRLFALLWQVFLHLNIIACGNYGFLSLIVLMLLLALVDDRELAKIIRGRQTVDRTGSLAVKVIAVLLAFGTWLMFGISFRDGKLAFKLLFNHSQYLTIMLLMLRVAPLLIVGCMAQKFIVIVTREAGTNNLAEAIRKLTKNWDLLIPTLAAGGIFLASIVPHLRVFPFETVDSSLITKPYDSLHGLYVVNQYGQHLVKMRPKRLEIILEYSNDLTGPWQEYGFQYKPWQEEGSMPYAWVYFPRFDFKFYDASGAKPSTQKWMYPMVQRLLQNEPTVLQLFDQQHIPRKAPKYVRASVYQFSYTLWFAENCTNFWTRNREGEYFAAFSLDDGFLETKLRDVGVPPIATPSEARNLPLKWLLDAVRNFLSFFEGSYLVLGVLAAAVVMIITQKKD, encoded by the exons gATTATTCAGCAACAGCGGCATTCTTCCGGCTAACCGCATTCTGGCCAATGGAACCATCAACGAGCGGCTGAACTTTCTGCAGCTAGCTCCCCTGCTGGGACTGGACACGCAATCCGCAATCGATCTGTTCTGCTTGGCCGGGTGTGTCGTCGCATTCCTCGCGCTGGTATTCGAAAACCTTTGCCGGCTGCCGTGCTTCATAGCGATGTGGGCTCTATATTTCTCGCTGGTTCAAATAGCACAAAGCTTCCGCCAGCAGTCGGACGAACTGCTGCTGGAGGTGGGATTTCTTTGCATTTTGCTGGCTCCTTCCAAGCTGACCGATCCGCGGGGTTTAATCGATGATTTAGCACTGCTGCTGATGAAATGGCTTCTGTTCCGTTTCGTATTCGCGTCCGGATCGGTGAAATTGGCCAGTGGATGTCAATATTGGTGGGATCTCACGGGATTGAAGAGGCACTTCGAAACAATGCCGCTGCCGACTTCCTACAGTTGGCTCACCTACCAACAGCCGGATGGGTTGCATAAGCTGAGCACAATTTATGTTTATGTGAGCGAGTTGGTTTGCTCCTGGCTGTTCTTTGCTCCAAATCAGAAAGTGCGACTGTTTGCCCTATTGTGGCAGGTTTTCCTTCATTTGAACATCATAGCGTGTGGAAATTATGGTTTTCTCAGCTTGATTGTGTTGATGTTACTGCTGGCACTCGTCGATGACCGTGAGTTGGCGAAGATAATAAGAGGACGACAGACAGTAGACAGAACTGGGTCGTTAGCCGTGAAGGTGATTGCAGTTTTATTGGCCTTTGGAACTTGGTTGATGTTTGGTATTAGTTTTCGGGATGGTAAATTGGCGTTCAAGCTGCTGTTCAATCACTCGCAGTACTTGACAATAATGCTGCTAATGCTACGGGTGGCACCGCTTCTGATTGTCGGTTGTATGGCGCAAAAGTTCATCGTAATTGTTACCAGAGAGGCTGGCACAAATAACTTG GCCGAAGCCATACGAAAGCTAACAAAAAATTGGGACCTTCTAATACCTACACTGGCAGCTGGCGGTATTTTTCTCGCTTCGATCGTACCCCATTTGCGGGTATTCCCCTTCGAAACAGTTGACTCTTCGCTGATTACAAAGCCATACGATAGTTTACACGGCCTGTACGTAGTCAATCAGTATGGACAACATCTGGTGAAAATGCGCCCCAAGCGGTTGGAAATTATCCTAGAGTACTCGAACGATCTGACAGGTCCATGGCAGGAGTATGGCTTTCAGTACAAACCCTGGCAGGAGGAGGGCTCAATGCCTTACGCTTGGGTTTACTTTCCACGGTTTGATTTCAAGTTTTACGACGCATCCGGTGCGAAGCCCAGTACCCAGAAATGGATGTATCCGATGGTCCAACGGTTGCTGCAAAATGAACCGACCGTTTTACAGTTATTTGATCAACAGCACATCCCCAGGAAGGCTCCCAAATACGTGCGAGCATCCGTGTACCAGTTCAGTTACACGCTGTGGTTCGCGGAAAACTGTACAAATTTCTGGACGCGAAACCGCGAAGGCGAATACTTTGCTGCTTTTTCGCTCGACGATGGTTTTCTGGAAACGAAACTACGGGACGTAGGAGTGCCGCCCATTGCAACACCTTCGGAAGCGCGCAATCTTCCCCTTAAGTGGCTGCTGGATGCGGTGAGAAACTTTCTCAGTTTCTTCGAAGGATCCTATCTCGTGCTGGGAGTGTTGGCAGCTGCAGTTGTAATGATAATCACACAAAAGAAAGACTAA